A region of Acidobacteriota bacterium DNA encodes the following proteins:
- a CDS encoding heparan-alpha-glucosaminide N-acetyltransferase domain-containing protein, whose product MAAPHKSENIPQARGVHTPDPLAPEGSRLRLDSVDVLRGIVMVVMALDHVRDYLTHLSFQPEDVPHTYFALWITRWVTHYCAPSFFFLAGTGAFLSYARGKSKAQIAHFLWTRGLWLILLEFTVVGFGWTFIFPFPWGGVLWALGWSMVINSAIVRLPTKWIVAIGAVMVAGHNLLDNVQPAAFGKLGWLWTILHQPGFIPLTPPAWLQPHLPPGAPFGFFVLYPLVPWIGVMALGFAFGEVLRRTPADRQRWTLRAGLIVTAAFIVLRATNIYGNPHQNFFAGTGLPDADFHLQATLANDFILFTDVAKYPPSLQFLLMTLGPALIALSFFDRIRISGPGLAARVARFFVVFGRVPMFYYVLHLYVIHLMAIAVASAFGQPHAHLWRGGFMLGSAPPGFGFNLPFIYLMWIAVVLVLYYPCLWLMRLKQRRRDWWLSYM is encoded by the coding sequence ATGGCGGCGCCACACAAATCCGAAAACATTCCACAAGCGCGGGGCGTCCACACTCCCGACCCACTCGCCCCAGAAGGAAGCCGGCTGCGTCTCGATTCGGTGGACGTCTTGCGCGGCATCGTGATGGTGGTAATGGCGCTCGACCACGTCCGCGACTACCTCACTCACCTTAGCTTCCAGCCCGAGGACGTGCCGCATACCTACTTCGCGCTTTGGATCACGCGTTGGGTCACGCATTACTGCGCGCCCTCGTTCTTCTTCCTCGCCGGCACGGGCGCATTCTTGAGTTACGCGCGCGGCAAAAGCAAAGCCCAGATCGCGCACTTCCTCTGGACGCGCGGCCTGTGGCTCATCCTGCTCGAATTCACCGTCGTCGGTTTCGGCTGGACCTTCATCTTCCCGTTTCCCTGGGGCGGCGTGCTCTGGGCGCTGGGATGGAGCATGGTGATCAACTCCGCCATCGTGCGGCTGCCCACGAAGTGGATCGTCGCCATCGGAGCAGTCATGGTCGCCGGACACAACCTGCTCGACAATGTGCAGCCCGCGGCCTTCGGAAAGCTTGGCTGGCTGTGGACGATACTGCATCAGCCCGGCTTCATCCCGCTGACACCGCCGGCGTGGCTGCAGCCGCACCTGCCACCCGGCGCGCCCTTCGGATTCTTCGTGCTCTATCCGCTGGTCCCATGGATCGGTGTGATGGCGCTGGGTTTCGCCTTTGGCGAGGTGCTGCGGCGCACGCCCGCCGACCGCCAGCGCTGGACGCTGCGCGCCGGCCTCATCGTGACCGCCGCCTTTATCGTGCTGCGCGCCACGAATATCTACGGCAACCCGCACCAGAACTTCTTTGCCGGCACCGGATTGCCCGACGCCGACTTCCACCTCCAGGCCACGCTGGCGAACGACTTCATCCTGTTCACCGACGTGGCGAAGTATCCACCCTCACTCCAGTTCCTGCTCATGACGCTCGGCCCGGCGCTGATTGCGCTCTCGTTCTTCGATCGCATCAGGATCAGCGGCCCTGGCCTGGCCGCGCGCGTGGCGCGCTTCTTCGTGGTCTTCGGACGCGTGCCCATGTTCTATTACGTCCTGCATCTTTACGTCATCCATCTCATGGCGATCGCGGTAGCGAGCGCCTTCGGCCAGCCGCACGCGCACCTCTGGCGCGGCGGCTTCATGCTCGGCTCGGCGCCGCCCGGCTTCGGCTTCAACCTTCCGTTCATCTACCTGATGTGGATCGCGGTCGTGCTCGTCCTCTATTACCCGTGCCTGTGGCTCATGCGCCTGAAGCAGCGCCGCCGGGATTGGTGGTTGAGCTATATGTAA